A genomic stretch from Bradyrhizobium sp. 195 includes:
- a CDS encoding MgtC/SapB family protein, whose amino-acid sequence MTELDWPEILLRLGAATLAGGAIGLNRDLHGKPIGLKTLGIVGLSTATVVLLALQLAEPTKVADAASRVIQGILTGIGFLGAGVIVHQSTGFRVRGLTSAACTFLAACLGIVCGAGQWKIVIVALALAFILLTIGRRLERRLHRMLGGKDEAHDVESGPKEQHP is encoded by the coding sequence ATGACCGAGCTGGACTGGCCCGAAATTCTGCTGCGCCTGGGAGCCGCGACGCTCGCCGGCGGCGCGATCGGCCTGAACCGCGACCTGCACGGCAAGCCGATCGGGCTGAAGACGCTCGGCATCGTCGGGCTCTCCACCGCGACCGTGGTTCTGCTCGCACTGCAGCTTGCCGAACCGACCAAGGTCGCCGACGCCGCCAGCCGTGTCATCCAGGGCATCCTCACCGGGATCGGCTTTCTCGGCGCTGGCGTCATCGTGCACCAAAGCACGGGGTTTCGCGTTCGGGGCCTGACCAGCGCCGCCTGCACCTTCCTCGCCGCCTGCCTCGGCATCGTTTGCGGCGCCGGACAATGGAAGATCGTCATCGTCGCCTTGGCGCTGGCATTCATCCTGCTGACCATCGGCCGCCGCCTCGAGCGCCGGCTGCATCGGATGCTTGGCGGCAAGGACGAGGCGCACGACGTCGAAAGCGGCCCGAAAGAGCAGCACCCATAG
- a CDS encoding catechol 2,3-dioxygenase, translated as MQPEPILDLAHLGHMELLTPKPNESLEFFVNVMGMTVSGQKGESVYLRGWDDYERYSLKLTASKTSGMEHMALRARSQQALERRVAALKGSGFDIGWIDGDMGQGPTFRCRDPDGHIVELYYETEWYQAPPELKPALKNQAQRFPARGVNVRRLDHLNCLAVDIKANREFFENYLGCRLTEQIVLNDGREAAMWLTMSNKSYDFAYSLDHSGTPGRFHHVTYALDSREEILRAADIFLENGIHIETGPHKHAIQQTFFLYVYEPGGNRVEVANAGARLILAPDWKPIVWTEEERKKGQAWGLKTIESFHTHGTPPVDVKKHG; from the coding sequence ATGCAGCCCGAACCGATCCTCGATCTTGCTCATCTCGGCCATATGGAGCTGCTGACGCCCAAGCCGAACGAGAGCCTGGAATTCTTCGTCAACGTCATGGGCATGACCGTCAGCGGCCAAAAGGGCGAGTCGGTATACTTACGCGGCTGGGACGATTACGAGCGCTATTCGCTCAAGCTGACGGCGTCGAAGACCTCGGGCATGGAGCACATGGCGCTGCGCGCACGCAGCCAGCAGGCGCTGGAGCGCCGCGTCGCCGCGCTGAAAGGCTCCGGCTTCGACATTGGCTGGATCGACGGCGATATGGGGCAAGGGCCGACCTTCCGCTGCCGCGATCCCGACGGTCACATCGTCGAGCTTTATTACGAGACTGAATGGTATCAGGCGCCGCCCGAGCTGAAACCGGCGCTGAAGAACCAGGCCCAGCGCTTCCCCGCGCGCGGCGTCAACGTCCGCCGCCTCGATCATCTCAACTGCCTCGCCGTCGACATCAAGGCCAACCGCGAGTTCTTCGAGAATTACCTCGGTTGCCGCCTCACCGAGCAGATCGTGCTCAACGACGGAAGGGAAGCGGCGATGTGGCTGACGATGTCGAACAAGAGCTACGATTTCGCCTATTCGCTCGATCATTCAGGCACGCCCGGCCGCTTCCACCACGTCACCTACGCGCTCGATAGCCGCGAGGAGATTCTGCGCGCCGCCGACATCTTCCTGGAGAACGGCATCCACATCGAGACCGGCCCGCACAAGCACGCGATCCAGCAGACCTTCTTCCTCTACGTCTACGAGCCCGGCGGCAACCGCGTCGAAGTCGCCAACGCCGGCGCGCGTCTCATCCTCGCACCCGACTGGAAGCCGATCGTGTGGACCGAGGAGGAGCGCAAGAAGGGCCAGGCATGGGGGCTGAAGACGATCGAGTCTTTCCACACCCACGGCACGCCGCCGGTGGACGTGAAGAAGCACGGCTAG
- a CDS encoding ATP-binding protein, with the protein MTSFGRVISVRGSLARVGLLAESQMPISEVRATVGRFVSIRSASSVIVAMITEVSCENLSSSDSYIAVASVDLLGEILNAADKPKFQRGVTNYPTIGDAVDLITSQELRTIYAPTGSDQINVGFLQQDRSVIAYVDVEEMLSKHFAVLGSTGVGKSTGVSLLLNEILKARPNLRIFLLDVHNEYGRCFGDRALVLNPRNLKLPFWLFNFEEIVDVLFGGRAGVPEELDILAEVIPLAKGVYTQYQNADRIGLKRIDPKQIGYTIDTPVPYRLVDLMSLIDERMGKLENRSSRIIYHKLISRIEAVRNDPRYAFMFDNANVGGDTMAEVISHLFRLPANGKPMTVMQLAGFPAEVIDSVVSVLCRMAFDFGLWSDGVSPLLFVCEEAHRYASADRNIGFGPTRKAVSRIAKEGRKYGVYLGLITQRPAELDATIISQCNTLFTMRLANERDQALLRAAVSDAAANLLSFVPSLGTREVLAFGEGVALPTRLRFKEVPPHQLPRGEATISSVPSVTSGHDMHFVSAVLERWRGATSQRDVPNDPVFSAPPAKTMSNVEAPMLQPSMGLDPDRFSLLKKPLR; encoded by the coding sequence GTGACATCCTTTGGACGCGTGATTTCGGTTCGCGGATCGCTCGCCCGGGTCGGGCTATTGGCTGAAAGCCAGATGCCGATCTCGGAAGTTCGGGCGACCGTCGGCCGCTTCGTCAGTATTCGCAGCGCCAGTTCGGTCATCGTCGCGATGATCACCGAGGTCTCCTGCGAGAACCTGTCGAGCAGCGACAGCTATATCGCGGTCGCCTCGGTCGACCTGCTCGGCGAGATCCTCAATGCCGCCGACAAGCCCAAATTCCAGCGCGGCGTCACCAACTACCCGACCATCGGGGATGCCGTCGATCTGATTACCAGCCAGGAGCTGCGCACGATCTACGCGCCGACCGGGTCGGACCAGATCAATGTCGGTTTTCTCCAGCAGGACCGCTCGGTCATCGCCTATGTCGACGTCGAGGAAATGCTGTCCAAGCATTTTGCAGTGCTGGGATCGACCGGCGTCGGCAAATCCACCGGCGTGTCACTGCTGCTCAACGAGATCCTGAAGGCGCGCCCGAACCTGCGCATCTTCCTGCTCGACGTGCACAACGAATATGGCCGCTGCTTCGGCGACCGCGCGCTGGTGCTCAACCCGCGAAACCTGAAGCTGCCGTTCTGGCTGTTCAATTTCGAGGAAATCGTCGACGTGCTGTTCGGCGGCCGCGCCGGCGTGCCGGAGGAGCTCGACATCCTCGCCGAGGTGATCCCGCTCGCCAAGGGCGTCTATACCCAGTATCAGAACGCCGACCGCATCGGCCTGAAGCGCATCGATCCCAAGCAGATCGGCTACACCATCGACACGCCGGTGCCCTATCGCCTGGTCGACCTGATGTCGTTGATCGACGAGCGCATGGGCAAGCTGGAAAATCGTTCCTCGCGCATCATCTATCACAAGCTGATCTCACGCATCGAGGCCGTGCGCAACGACCCGCGCTATGCCTTCATGTTCGACAACGCCAATGTCGGCGGCGACACCATGGCCGAAGTCATCAGCCATCTGTTCCGCCTCCCGGCGAACGGCAAGCCGATGACGGTGATGCAGCTCGCCGGCTTCCCGGCCGAGGTCATCGACTCCGTCGTCTCGGTGCTCTGCCGCATGGCCTTCGACTTCGGCCTGTGGAGCGACGGCGTCTCGCCGCTGCTGTTCGTGTGCGAGGAAGCGCATCGCTACGCCTCCGCCGACCGCAACATCGGCTTCGGCCCAACCCGCAAGGCGGTGTCGCGCATCGCCAAGGAAGGCCGCAAATACGGCGTCTATCTCGGCCTCATCACTCAGCGTCCGGCCGAGCTCGACGCCACCATCATCTCCCAGTGCAACACGCTGTTCACGATGCGGCTTGCCAACGAGCGCGACCAGGCGCTGCTCCGCGCCGCCGTGTCGGACGCCGCCGCGAACCTGCTCTCCTTCGTACCCTCACTCGGCACGCGCGAAGTGCTGGCCTTCGGCGAAGGCGTCGCGCTGCCGACGCGCCTGCGCTTCAAGGAAGTGCCACCGCATCAATTGCCGCGCGGCGAAGCCACCATCTCGAGCGTACCGTCCGTCACCTCCGGCCACGACATGCATTTCGTCAGCGCCGTGCTCGAGCGCTGGCGCGGCGCCACCTCGCAGCGCGATGTGCCGAACGACCCGGTGTTCTCGGCCCCACCCGCCAAGACGATGTCCAACGTCGAGGCCCCGATGCTGCAACCCTCGATGGGGCTCGATCCGGACCGCTTCTCACTCCTGAAGAAGCCGTTGCGGTAA
- a CDS encoding PepSY-associated TM helix domain-containing protein, whose translation MVHARTIRLWSRIHTWTSLVCMLFLLMLCVTGLPLVFHDEIDDLLEDEIAAPAMPEGTPRLSLDRMIAAAQARFPGQYVLLLNLKQTEPLVTAAVSPTAVPAPGNFHRLTLDARTATVLGEEAPHQGVMDVVLRIHKDMFAGLPGELFLGAMGLVFAVSIVSGVVVYWPFMRRLDFGTIRRRSSPRVKWLDTHNLLGIVTVTWTMVVGLTGMINTLATPLFDLWRAQLIPVLLAPHLGKPVAPIPSVQAAVELVRARFPDRLVTSVTMPTSARFGSPQHLVVWTKGATPFTARMLQPMLVDANDGKTIVAPEVPWYLKTLQVSRPLHFGDYGGLPLKIVWALLDVIAIIVLVSGIYLWAARRRSSVRRKPLGAGPTATVGV comes from the coding sequence ATGGTTCACGCACGCACGATCCGCCTGTGGTCCCGCATTCACACCTGGACCTCGCTGGTATGCATGCTGTTCCTGCTGATGCTGTGCGTGACAGGCCTTCCGCTGGTCTTTCACGACGAGATCGACGATCTGCTCGAGGACGAGATCGCAGCTCCCGCCATGCCGGAGGGAACGCCGCGCCTCTCGCTCGACCGGATGATCGCGGCGGCGCAGGCGCGGTTTCCCGGGCAATACGTTCTGCTTCTCAACCTGAAGCAGACGGAGCCGCTGGTGACGGCTGCGGTCTCTCCGACCGCTGTCCCGGCGCCGGGCAACTTCCATCGTCTGACTCTCGATGCGCGTACGGCGACGGTGCTTGGAGAGGAGGCACCGCATCAAGGCGTCATGGATGTCGTGTTGCGGATCCACAAGGATATGTTCGCAGGCCTGCCCGGCGAGCTGTTTCTCGGGGCAATGGGGCTCGTGTTCGCTGTGTCGATCGTATCCGGTGTCGTGGTCTATTGGCCGTTCATGCGCCGGCTCGATTTTGGTACGATCCGCCGGCGATCGTCGCCCCGCGTCAAATGGCTCGACACCCACAATCTCCTCGGCATCGTCACCGTGACCTGGACGATGGTGGTGGGCCTCACCGGCATGATCAACACGCTGGCGACGCCGCTGTTCGACCTGTGGCGGGCGCAACTCATTCCCGTGTTGCTGGCGCCGCATCTGGGCAAGCCCGTGGCTCCGATCCCTTCAGTTCAGGCCGCTGTCGAGCTCGTCCGTGCAAGATTCCCGGATCGCCTGGTCACCTCGGTGACGATGCCGACGTCGGCGCGCTTCGGCAGCCCGCAGCACCTCGTCGTCTGGACCAAGGGCGCCACGCCCTTCACGGCGCGCATGCTCCAGCCCATGCTGGTCGACGCCAACGACGGCAAGACGATCGTTGCGCCTGAAGTGCCGTGGTATCTGAAGACGCTTCAGGTCTCGCGCCCGCTGCATTTCGGCGACTACGGCGGGCTTCCGCTGAAGATCGTCTGGGCGCTGCTGGACGTGATTGCGATCATCGTCCTCGTCAGTGGGATCTACCTCTGGGCGGCAAGAAGAAGGTCGTCGGTCCGCCGCAAGCCGCTCGGCGCAGGCCCGACCGCAACAGTCGGTGTCTAG